The following are encoded together in the Juglans microcarpa x Juglans regia isolate MS1-56 chromosome 2D, Jm3101_v1.0, whole genome shotgun sequence genome:
- the LOC121251146 gene encoding BAG family molecular chaperone regulator 2-like, protein MIKLRSKRFCRSSSKLSGGSGNVNKIKGGEKGCCGGMSEIKWELRPGGMLVQKRDTGESVGEGMITVRVSSTVSKWHDISIEATSTFGELKMILSLVTGLEPGEQRLLFKGKEREDGEYLHMVGVRDKDKVLLLEDPATKERKLYGLAGDQSIGAPFHTISV, encoded by the exons ATGATCAAGTTGAGGTCAAAGAGGTTTTGCAGAAGCAGCTCAAAGCTCAGTGGTGGTAGTGGAAAtgtcaacaaaatcaaaggagGAGAAAAAGGGTGCTGTGGAGGCATGAGTGAAATCAAATGGGAACTTCGACCTGGTGGCATGCTTGTCCAAAAGAGAGACACTGGGGAAAGTGTGGGAGAGGGAATGATCACAGTTAGAGTCTCATCAACTGTCTCAAAATGGCATGACATCTCCATTGAAGCCACTTCAACTTTTG gaGAATTGAAGATGATACTGTCATTGGTGACTGGTTTGGAGCCAGGGGAGCAAAGGCTACTGTtcaaagggaaagagagagaggatggtGAATACTTACACATGGTTGGGGTTAGAGACAAGGACAAGGTGCTGCTGCTGGAAGATCCAGCTACCAAGGAGAGGAAACTCTATGGCTTGGCAGGAGACCAATCAATTGGGGCTCCCTTTCATACCATTAGTGTATGA
- the LOC121251148 gene encoding protein LOW PHOTOSYNTHETIC EFFICIENCY 1, chloroplastic-like translates to MQSLTTLPSKGDLWVVSQSGIELGSHRIETRRRKKKMRGVGFPVCHSRSAGLLMLSNNEGVVRRGACCGSSELDLGCGYSKLKVELFRVPKKSPFSALIALAWAMEHQAIGNEFPREGSDFVNGLSGKVESKDGDYINLGEVDDNNDHKMGDDNIESAEQDGEGKTSKVDVRSLAWSLRFARTADDVEEILKDKGELPLQVYSSMIRGFGRDKRMNSALAVVDWLKKKKLETNGLIGPNLFIYNSLLGAVKQSEEFGEMEKVLNDMAQEGVLPNVVTYNTLMSIYLEQGRGAEALNILEEIQRKGFDPSPVSYSTALLAYRKMEDGHGALSFFIDFREKYHKGDIKKGADEDWDSEFVKLEKFTLRVCYQVMRRWLVSGENLSTNVLKLLTDMDSAGLPPGREEQERLLWACTREEHYIVVKELYNRIRERYSEISLSVCNHAIWLMGKAKKWWAALEIYEDLLDKGPKPNSMSQELVVSHFNILLAAAKRRGIWRWGVRLLNKMEEKGLKPGSREWNAVLIACSKASETSAAVQIFKRMVEQGAKPTIISYGALLSALEKKKLYDEARQVWDHMIKVGVEPNLYAYTIMASVFTGQGKFNLVDAIIKEMVSTGIDPTVVTYNAIISGCARNGMSSVAYEWFHRMKVQNISPNEISYEMLIEALAKDGKPRIAYELYLRAQNEGLNLSSKAYDAVLQSSQIHKATVDLSVLGPRPPDKKKTLHIRKTLTEFSTLADVPRRSKPFVRKEIYNISHTEGNP, encoded by the coding sequence ATGCAATCCTTAACCACTTTGCCATCAAAGGGTGACCTTTGGGTGGTATCTCAATCGGGCATTGAACTGGGTTCTCATAGAATTGAAACtaggaggagaaagaaaaagatgaggGGCGTTGGTTTCCCTGTTTGTCATAGTAGAAGTGCTGGTCTCTTGATGCTTTCAAATAACGAGGGAGTTGTTCGGCGTGGGGCTTGCTGTGGGAGCTCAGAGTTAGATTTGGGATGTGGGTATTCTAAACTTAAAGTGGAACTCTTTCGTGTGCCTAAGAAAAGTCCTTTCAGTGCCTTGATTGCATTGGCTTGGGCAATGGAACACCAAGCAATTGGGAATGAATTTCCTAGAGAAGGATCGGATTTTGTTAATGGGTTGTCAGGGAAAGTTGAGAGCAAGGATGGCGATTATATTAATTTGGGTGAAGTGGATGATAATAATGATCATAAAATGGGAGATGATAACATCGAGAGTGCAGAACAAGATGGGGAAGGGAAGACTTCAAAGGTTGATGTTCGTTCACTAGCATGGAGCTTACGATTTGCGAGAACTGCGGATGATGTCGAAGAGATTCTAAAGGACAAGGGTGAGTTGCCCCTTCAAGTATACTCATCCATGATCAGAGGTTTTGGTAGGGACAAGAGAATGAATTCTGCACTGGCTGTTGTTGATTGGCTTAAGAAAAAGAAGCTTGAAACTAATGGATTGATTGGCCCTAatcttttcatatataatagttTATTGGGTGCAGTCAAACAGTCTGAAGAGTTTGGAGAAATGGAGAAAGTCTTGAATGATATGGCGCAGGAAGGGGTTCTTCCTAATGTTGTTACTTACAACACTTTAATGTCAATCTACTTAGAGCAAGGACGAGGTGCTGAAGCTCTTAATATACTTGAAGAGATCCAGAGGAAGGGCTTTGACCCTTCTCCAGTTTCCTATTCTACAGCTTTATTAGCTTATCGAAAAATGGAAGATGGGCATGGAgctttaagtttttttattgatttcaGGGAAAAATATCATAAAGGTGACATAAAGAAAGGTGCTGACGAAGATTGGGACAGTGAATTTGTTAAACTTGAGAAGTTTACTCTTCGTGTTTGCTACCAAGTAATGCGGCGATGGCTTGTGAGTGGTGAGAACTTGAGTACCAATGTGTTGAAACTTCTCACTGATATGGATAGTGCTGGGCTTCCACCTGGTCGGGAAGAACAGGAACGTCTTTTGTGGGCTTGTACCCGTGAAGAGCATTACATTGTTGTGAAGGAGTTGTATAATAGGATAAGAGAAAGATATTCTGAAATTAGCTTATCTGTCTGTAACCATGCAATTTGGTTGATGGGGAAGGCTAAGAAGTGGTGGGCGGCTCTGGAGATCTATGAGGATTTATTGGACAAGGGGCCAAAGCCAAATAGCATGTCACAGGAGCTGGTAGTTTCTCACTTCAATATTCTTCTTGCCGCAGCTAAGAGAAGGGGAATTTGGAGATGGGGTGTTAGGTTGCTCAACAAGATGGAAGAGAAAGGTCTTAAACCTGGAAGTAGGGAATGGAATGCAGTACTTATTGCCTGTTCCAAGGCTTCAGAAACTTCTGCTGCGGTGCAAATATTTAAGAGGATGGTTGAACAAGGTGCAAAACCTACAATAATCTCCTATGGAGCCTTGCTTAGTGCActggagaagaagaagctctATGATGAGGCCCGGCAGGTGTGGGACCATATGATCAAGGTAGGTGTTGAACCAAACCTGTATGCCTACACAATCATGGCTTCGGTTTTCACTGGGCAAGGAAAGTTTAATTTGGTTGATGCCATCATCAAGGAAATGGTTTCAACAGGTATAGACCCAACTGTTGTGACCTACAATGCAATAATTAGCGGGTGTGCACGCAACGGCATGAGCAGTGTAGCATATGAATGGTTTCATCGCATGAAAGTTCAGAACATCTCCCCAAATGAGATTAGTTACGAAATGCTGATCGAGGCTCTGGCAAAGGATGGAAAACCAAGGATTGCGTATGAGTTATATTTGAGGGCTCAGAATGAGGGCCTTAACCTCTCGTCAAAGGCTTATGATGCAGTCCTACAATCCTCTCAGATTCATAAAGCAACTGTTGATTTAAGTGTTCTAGGTCCTCGGCCTCCagataaaaagaaaaccctCCATATTAGAAAAACTTTGACAGAATTCTCTACCTTGGCAGACGTTCCCAGGAGAAGTAAACCATTTGTCAGAAaggaaatttacaatatttcacATACAGAAGGAAACCCTTGA